From Mycolicibacterium cosmeticum, a single genomic window includes:
- a CDS encoding Rieske (2Fe-2S) protein, producing MEFVRVARSGQVPEGIVRRFYAGEYEFAVARLNGRAYATSNYCSHLDCLLSSGKLRDDGIGCSCHGSAFDLETGEPISPPATVPIKTYPCEERDGEIFVGVEPGELPAGPTRRARRGA from the coding sequence ATGGAATTCGTACGGGTGGCCCGGTCGGGCCAGGTTCCCGAGGGGATCGTGCGCCGGTTCTACGCCGGAGAGTACGAGTTCGCAGTGGCCCGGCTGAACGGGCGGGCGTACGCGACGTCGAACTACTGCAGCCACCTGGATTGCCTGCTGTCGTCGGGCAAGCTGCGCGACGACGGAATCGGCTGCTCCTGTCACGGAAGTGCCTTCGACCTGGAGACCGGCGAGCCCATCAGCCCGCCGGCCACCGTGCCGATCAAGACCTACCCGTGCGAGGAACGTGACGGCGAGATCTTCGTCGGCGTGGAGCCGGGAGAGTTGCCGGCCGGGCCCACCCGGCGAGCCCGCCGGGGCGCCTGA